GACCAGCTGGAGCAAACAGACCGGGAAGAAGAGGGGCTTCCCTGCTTCCAGGATAAGCTGCCCGTCCGGCTGGTTCCGCGAGGATCGTCTTCCATGCAGCATTGATTGACCCGCGCGCCAATCCGGCGCGCAAACCAGGAATCCTCATTTCATCGGGTGAAAGGTGGACGAAGGACCATGAGCAACATACGAGTCGGGATGGTCGGGTACAAATTTATGGGAAAAGCGCACAGCAACGCGTACCGCGCGCTGCCGATGTTTTTCCCGGACGTGCTGAAGCCGGAAATGAAAGCGATTTGCGGCCGCGATGCGCAGGGGCTGGAACAGGCCCGGACGCAGTTCGGCTGGGAGAGCGCCGAGACGGACTGGCGCAAGCTGATCGCACGCGACGATATCGATCTGATCGACATCAACGCGCCGAGCGACGCGCATAAGGAGATTGCGCTGGCCGCGGCAGCCGCGGGCAAGCATATTTTTTGCGAGAAGCCCCTTGCGCTGAGTCTGGCCGATTCCGTCGAGATGCTGAATGCGGTGGAGAAGGCCGGCGTGAAGCATATGGTCGGCTTCAACTACCGGTTCGCTCCGGCCGTACAGCTGGCGAAAAAACTGATTGCAGAAGGCCGTATCGGCAAAATCTATCATTTCCGCGGCTGGTTTTTGCAGGACTGGATCGTCGATCCCGATTTTCCGCTTGTCTGGCGCCTGCAGAAGGAAATTGCCGGCTCCGGCTCCCATGGGGATCTCGGCGCCCATGTGATCGACATGGCGCGTTTCCTTGTCGGCGAATTTGACGAAGTGATCGGCATGAGCGAGACGTTCGTCAAGGAGCGCCCGCTGCCGACGACGATGACCGGCCTCAGCGCCAAAGGCGACAAAGACGCGCCGCGCGGACCGGTTACGGTCGATGATGCGACGCTGTTTCTCAGCCGGTTCGACAACGGCGCGCTCGGCAGCATCGAGGCGACGCGCTTCGCGCCGGGCCATCGCTGCACGAACGCGTTCGAGATTAACGGCAGCAAAGGCAGCATCAAGTTCGACTTCGAGCGCGTGAACGAGCTGGAGGTTTATTTCTCGGACGATGCGGCCGACGTACAGGGCTTCCGCCGCGTGGTGGCGACCGATCCGGCTCACGCTTACAGCGAAGCCTGGTGGCCGCCGGGACATACGATCGGCTATGAGCATACGTTTACGCACGAGGTGCGCGAGCTGATGTTGGCCGTCAGCGAGAACCGTCAGCCGGTTCCGAACTTTCACGACGGCGTGGCCTGCCAGGCGGTATTGGAAGCGGTCGACCGGTCGATTGATGAACGACGCTGGGTGAAAATTTCCGAGCTTCGATAATCGGGAACGATTTAAATACGGATTGCGGAAAGGTGAGAATCAAATGAGAAAAGCACTTATCGTTTGGGGAGGCTGGGACGGACACCAGCCGAAAGAAGTGGCGGCCATATTCGCCGACTTGCTCCGCAAGGAAAACTTCGACGTGACGGTCTCCGATACGCTGGACAGCTATAAAGACGCCGAGCTGATGGCGTCGCTGGACCTGATCGTACCGGTTTGGACGATGGGCACGATCGAGAAGGAGCAGCTTCGTCCCCTGCTCGATACGGTGCATGCGGGCTGCGGTATTGCCGGCTGCCACGGCGGCATGTCGGACTCGTTCCGCAACGAGGTGGAATATCAATATATGGTCGGCGGCCAGTGGGTCGCTCATCCGGGCAACGACGGCGTGCTGTACGAGGTCAACATGACGGACGCCGAGGATCCGCTGACGAAAGGCATCGGCGATTTCGAGGTGAGCTCGGAGAAATATTACATGCATGTCGATCCGGTCATCAAGGTTCATGCCACGACTTTCTTTGGCGACGTGAAAATGCCGGTCGTCTGGACGAAAACATGGGGACAAGGCCGCGTATACCACAATACGCTCGGCCATCAGGCGAACATCGTGGAAATGCCGCAAACGCTCGAGCTGATGCGGCGCGGCTTTCTGTGGGCCGCACGCGGCTGAACCGAAACAAACGGCAAAGGCAAACGGCCGTTTACCATTTATGCGGGGCTTCCGGAAGCCGGGCGCCCTTCGAGGAGGATTTTGTCATTTATGGACCGTGTTAAAGTCGGAATCGTCGGCTGCGGCAATATTAGCCGCATTTATTTTACGAACCTGAAAAATTATCCGGAGGTCGAGCTTGTGGCGGCCGCCGACATCGATTTGGAGCGGGCGAAGCAGCGCGCGGAAGAGTTCGGTCTCCCCAAAGCGTATACGGTGGAAGAGTTGATGGCCGATCCGGAGATCGAAATCGTCGTCAACTTGACGATTCCGAAAGCGCACGCCTCGGTATGCCTGCAGGCGCTGGAAGCCGGCAAGCACGTCTACGTCGAGAAGCCGCTTGCCGTCACCCGGGAGGAAGGGCGGCAGGTGCTGGAGCTGGCGAAGGAGAAGGGACTGCGCGTCGCCGGCGCGCCGGAAACGTTCCTCGGCGGCGGCATCCAGACGTGCCGCAAGCTGATCGACGATGGCGCGATCGGCCAGCCGGTATCGATTACCGGCTTTATGCTTGGCGGCGGCCACGAGAGCTGGCATCCCGATCCGGAGTTTTATTACGAAGTCGGCGGCGGTCCGATGTTTGATATGGGACCGTATTACTTGACGGCGTTTATTACGCTGCTCGGTCCGATTCGCCGCGTGACGGGCTCGGCCGTCATTTCGTACCCGGAACGCACGATTACGAGCGAGAAAAAGCGCGGCAAGGTCATCAAGGTCGAGACGCCGACGCTGATCTCCGGCGTCATCGATTTCGAGAGCGGCGCGGTCGGCACGCTCATTACCAGCTTCGACGCAAAAGGCGGAACGTCGCTGCCGAACATCGAGGTTCACGGCAGCGCGGGCTCGATGCTCGTCCCCGACCCGAACCGCTTCGGCGGTACGATCAAGCTGCGCCGGGCCGGCAGCACCGAGTGGGAGGAAATTCCGATGACCCACGGCTTTACGGACAACAACCGGGGCATCGGCGTCGCCGACATGGCGCGCGCGATCCGCGAAGGCGGCAAGCATCGCGCAAACGGCGCAATGGCCTACCATGTGCTCGAGGCGATGCACGGCTTCCACGACGCCTCCCGCGACGGCAAGCACTATGTCATGCAGAGCACGTGCGAGCGTCCCGAACCGATGCCCGCGCTGGAAGCTCAGTCGAACGGATAAACCGCTTATCGTTGGTGAGAACAGAAGCAGCCTGCCGCAAGACGGCAGGCTGTTTTTCCCTTTTATCCTATCGTGAGCGGGGCGAAGCGGTTCGTCCTTCGTCAGCCTTTCGGCCCGGCGTCCGGCTTGGCGGCCGCTCCTTGTTGACTCCCGTCGTTCAGACAGTGGTGCAGCGTCTCGACCATCCGGCTCTGTTCGGGCGCGGCGCTTTGCTGCCAAATGAGCTCGAACAAGACGCCGAGGCCCGGTAGCGCGCGCTCGTCGCTGCCGATCGAGCCTTCGATGATATCGGTCAATTCGGCGTTGCTTTTATCATGGACCCGCTGAATGATGGCTTGCCGCAAATCGAGATTGTTCACGTAACGTTCCCTCCATCGCTGTGTTTGTCGCGTTTAATATATCCTCCGGAGGTTGATTTCATCCAGACGGGCTCCGGTTCGGATGCAGGCGGCAGCTGTGGTATAATAAGCGGAGCGTTTTACCGATGGACACGGAGGGATACAGGGCAGATGGCGAAAAAACAGTTTGCGGTTATCGGGATGGGGCGTTTCGGTTCGAGCGTAGCGAACGCATTGTCCAAGCTCGGCTTCGAAGTGCTGGCGATCGATGCGAATGAGCAGAAAATACAGGACGTGGCCGGGAAGGTGACGCATGCCGTTTCGGCCGATACGACCGACGAAGAAGCGCTGCGGGCGCTCGGCATCCGCAATTTCGACGTTGTCGTCGTGGCGATCGGGGCCGACATTCAGGCGAGCATCCTGACGACGCTCATTTTGAAGGATCTCGGCGTTCCGAAGCTGATCGTCAAAGCCCAAAGCGAGCTGCACGGCAAGGTGCTGAGCAAAATCGGCGCGGATAAGGTCATTTTCCCGGAAAGGGATATGGGGCTGCGCGTTGCGCACCATCTGATTTCGCCGAACATATTGGATTATATCGAGCTTTCGGACGATTACAGCATCGTCGAAATGAAGGCGCCGTCGCGGACGGTAGGCAAAAACTTGAAGCAGCTCGACATCCGGGCAAAGTTCAAGTGCAACGTGCTGGCGATCAAAACGGACGGGCATATGAACATATCCCCGTACGCGGAGGATTTGATCCGGGAGAACGACGTGCTGGTGCTCGTGGGCAAAAACGAGGATTTGTCGGCGTTGGAATTTTTCTATGCGGAGGGCTGAGTTAAAATCGTGCGCAAACCGGTAACGGTCATTACCTCGCTGCAAAACGAGAAAGTGAAAGCGATGGCCGCGCTGCTCGACAAGAAGCACCGGGACCGAAGCGGCGCTTTTCTGGTCGAAGGCGTCCATCTCGTGCAGGAAGCGCTTCATGCGGGAGCTGATGTCCAAACCGTCGTTTACGACGCCGGTCGCGGGGTGCCAAGCGAGCTGAAAGAGCCGCTTGAGGATGCGGGATGCGAGCTTGTCGAAGCGCCGCGCGCGGTGCTGGCCAAATGCACCGGCACCGATTCGCCGCCGCCGGTCTTCGGCGTTGTCGCCAAGCCGGCATACGACGAAGCCGCTCTGTTCCGGCCGGATTCGCTTGTCGTCGTACTGGACGGTGTCCGCGACCCGGGCAACGCCGGGACCATTATCCGCAGCGCCGATGCCGTCGGCGCCGATGCGGTCGTGCTCGGCCGCGGCTGCGTCGACCTGTACAACCCGAAGACGGTGCGGTCGACGATGGGCTCGCTGTTTCATCTGCCGGTGGTCGAAGGTGATCTGGCAAAGCTGCTCCCGGCGGCGAAGGAGCGGGGAATCCGGCTTGTCGGGACAAGCCTGCAGGCCTCGGCCAATTGCTATGCCTACGATTGGCGGGCGCCGACCTGGCTGCTGCTCGGCAGCGAGTCGGACGGACTTTCGGCGCCGACGCTCGCCATGGCGACCGACAGCGTCGTCATTCCGATGCGCGGACGCAGCGAATCGCTCAATGTGGCCATGGCTGCCGCCGTGCTGCTCCATGAGGCGATGCGCCAGCGGCATTTTTCGACTACGATTCATTCCGGTCCAAGCCCCAAATAAGGGCCTCGGATTCCCCCTGTTAGGGTGGGGATTGCAATCCATATCGAGGATGCAACACCCGGGGGGCAGGCAAGACGAAGTCGGAAAATGAAAAAGTACTTCATATCCTATTCAATGGACGACCGCTGCATATACGGCCGCTTCCGCGTCATGCGGAAGCGGTCTTCTTTTTTGGACGTCCCGTGCATAAGCTTGGGAATAGGGAGGCGGACGAAGGGTGGAAAGGGGGCCGCAACGTGCCGCGATGGGGAAGAAGGAAATGGCACAGCCGCCGCCGGACGGGCAGGGCCGCCCGGCCCGGCCGACCCGGAGGGTACAGCAGGCGCAGATCATGGCTGATCGTGCTGCTGGCGGTCATGTCCTTGAGCATGTTTTTGTTCGTTTTCATCGAGCGCAACCTGAAAGGGCCGCTCATGGCTGTCGCGACGGTCCGCGTGAAGCAGGTGGCGACGCAGGCGATCAACAAGGCGATAATGGATCAGGTCAGCCATCAGTCCGACAGCGATGTGAAAAATTTGATCGACTGGAAGATGAACGGAGGAGGCAAAATTTCCGGCTTTATGCTGAATTCCTCCGCATATATGAAAATCACGTCCGATACGACCGAAACGGTGCAGTCCACCTTGGATCATATGGGTGAAATTCCCGATCATATCCCTGTCGGGCAGGCGCTCGGCAGTGCGATTATCGCCTCGTTCGGGCCAACCGTTCCGGTCAAATTCCAGCCGATCGGCGCCGTGAAGGTGGATCTGAACACCAGGCAGCAGAATGCCGGCATCAACATGATTCTCGTTGAAGTCTATATGCATGTTATCGCCGAAGTATCCATTATTATCCCATTCGATACGCAGCCGGAGACCGTCGATACGGAAATTCCGATTTCGTATTTGCTGGTCGTCGGCGATGTGCCGATGTATTATTACGACAACCAAGGCAATCCGGTCGGCGACTCGGCGCCGCAGGCGCCCAGCATCACGCTCCCGACGCCGGACCGGAACGGCACGCAAAATGGAGACGGGAACGGAGCGGGCACGACGTTCGGGATTACGGGCGAGCCCGGCATTTCCGCGCAGCCGTATCAAAACGGTTCATCGCCGGCGCCCGGTTCGTCCGGCGGGAATGCAGCGGCCGGAAACGCGGGCGGCAAAACTTAACCAAAAACATCAGGCAAAGGGATACCCCCCGAAATGCACCGCCTGTAAGCGGTGCCTCCTCACCGTCCCGGACCTGCACCCGCCGGCGCTGCCGCGGTGTTTTGAGGAATCCCGCCGAATACAAAACGGCAGCGTGGACATGAACCGTGGGTGCATGTCCGAACGCTGCCGCTTTTTCTGTTATCCGCTTTTTTTCTTCCGGTTCCTTTTCTCGGCTGCTTCCCACTGGCGCAGCAGCGGGTACGGGTCGAATGACCACTCGATCAGTCCCTGGTCCCGGTAGACGCCGTAATGCAGATGAGGCGGGAATTTGCCCGATGTGCCCGGTTTGCCGTAACCCGAGCTGCCGACCCATCCGATCACTTCGCCGGGCTTCACAGGCGAGCCGACGGTCAGCTTTTTCTCGAAGCCCGACAGGTGCGCGTAATAATGATACAGATTGTTCAAATCGCGGATGCCGATCCGCCAGCCTCCGTACGGATTCCAGCCTTTGACCTCGATGACGCCGTAGCACGTGCTGCGGACGGGAACGCCGTAGCCGGCGAACAGATCCGTTCCCTCGTGAATCCGGCGGCCGCCCCAGCCGCGGCGGTCTCCCCACGTATCGCGGTACGAATAGTCGCTCCTGATCGGCAGCGGGAACGCATGCTCGAACAGATCGAGCGTGCCGAACGTCTCGTACAGCTTGGCGAACTGCCGGATGCGCTGCACCGCTCTGGAATTATGATAATATTGCCAGACGCCGATGGCGAAATCGTCCTCTGCCCCGCCGAACTTCATCAGATGGCCCGCGACCGCATACAGCAGATCGGAATCGCTCGTCCGCTTGGCCAAGCCGTCGCCGTCGCCGTCTTTGCCGATGCCGCTGAACCAGCGGATCGAGGACGGAATCTCATCGCGGCTGTCCGGATTGAGTGGACCGGCCCATTCCTCTTCCGTGACGAATACGCCGATGTATTCGCCGAGCTGCTTTCTCGTTTTCGGTCTGGCTTTGGTCATTGTACGCTCGTATTGGTCGACGGCCGCCAGCCGGAACCAGGGAATGCCGGTGATTTCGCTTATTCGGTCGTACAGCTCGCGCCGTTTGACAAGCGGGTCTTCCGTTAGCGGTTTGGTCGGGTTCGCCGGAGCCCCGTTTAGGCGGCCGGCGGTTCCCTGTTCGCCGATTGCCTTCGGCGCCGGCTCCTTTGCCAGCGCCGGGTCCGCCGCCGTCGATTGCAGCAGGCAAACGGCGCACACCGCGAGAGCGGCGCAGCGTATCCGCTTGAAATTCAAGCCTCAGCACCTCCGTTACGCCGCGGCAGCCCGTCCGTTTGCCATTTGCGGGCGGGGCTTCGCAGCTTTATTTTGACGGTTAATATCGGTATTTCCGGATATGGCTTAGCATCCGTAGGCGGATTGGTTTTTATCCGAAACGTGTTATAATAAGACCCATGGAGTAGACAGAAAGCGGGTATGCGCGGATGACGACGAATCGAAGGCCGGAACGCAAGCCGGACTGGCTGCGGATTAAATTGACAACGGGCGGCCATTACGCCGAGCTGAAGGACATGATGCGTTCCAAAACGCTTCATACCGTATGCGAGGAAGCTCGCTGCCCGAATATATACGAATGCTGGGCGAATCGGACGGCGACGTTCATGATCCTCGGCGATATTTGCACGCGGGCGTGCAGGTTCTGCGCCGTCAAGACGGGCCAGCCGACGGAGCTTGATCTGGAGGAGCCGCAGCGCGTGGCGGAAGCGGCCGAGCAAATGGGCCTTCGCCACTGCGTCGTCACGTCGGTGGCGCGAGACGACCTGGCGGACGGCGGGGCGATGATTTTCGCCGAGACGATCAAAGCGGTCCGCAAGCGGCTGCCGCTGTGCAGCGTCGAGGTGCTGATTCCGGATTTTCAGGGGAATCAGGAGGCGCTTCAGGTTGTGATGGACGCGAAACCCGATATTTTGAACCATAATATCGAGACGGTGGAACGTCTGTCGGACCGGGTGCGCGCCAAAGCGAAATACAGCCGTTCGCTCGAGCTGCTGCGGCGGGCGAAAATCATGAAGCCGGACATTCCGACCAAGTCGAGCATTATGCTTGGGGTCGGAGAGGAATGGGATGAAATTTTGCAGGCGATGGACGATTTGCGCGCGGTCGATTGCAATATTTTAACGCTCGGGCAATATTTGCAGCCGACGCCGGGCCATCTGCCGATCGAACGCTACGTCCATCCGGACGAGTTCGCGAAGCTGAAGGAAGAAGGACTCGCCCGCGGCTTCAGCCACGTGGAATCCGGTCCGATGGTCCGCAGCTCGTACCATGCGCATGAGCAGGTACAGTCGGCGGCCGGGGCGAAGACGTCGGCGATTTTGTAAGAAGAGAGGGATGCGGCTTTGTACCATATCGGCGGCAGAACCTATGCGCTAGTATACGAAAACAAAAACGGATGGAATCCCGAGGCGTTCCGCGACCGGTACAGCGAGGTGCTGGAGCGGTACGATTACGTGATCGGCGATTGGGGATACAATCAGCTTCGGTTAAAGGGGTTCTTCCGCGACAATCATCCCAAGGCGTCACGCGATTCCGCCATCTCGGGCGCGGCCGATTACATTAACGAATACTGCAATTTCGGATGCGCCTATTTCGTGCTGGAAAAACAGCCGAACGGCCGAAAGAACGAGCATGACGAAATGATCGACCTGGATGCGCTCGTGCCGGCTGCGCAGCCGGAAGACGGCAGCGGGCAGGCGGAGAGCGCCGCAGCGGCGGAACGGCCGTCCGGCGAGCCCGCGGCGGCGCCGCAGGTGGGCCGTCCTGCCGCGGAACGCAGCGAGCAGCCGCGGCAGCATCAGCAGCGGGACGGCCGCCGCGATTTTGCCCGCGGGCCGCGCAGGGAGGGCCGCGACCAGCCGCAAGCCGGCCGCAAGCCATATGCCCAGCGCGAGCAGGGAGAACGGGAAAGCGGCGGCGGCGCCCGCTCGAATCCGGCAGGAGGACCGCAGGCTGCCGCGCAGCACGAGCGCGACCGTTCCGGGCAACCGCAGGGCCAGCAGCGTTCGCAGCGCCCGCGGAAATTCCCGTTTTCCGCGCCGAAGGCTCCGGTGGCCGCGGCCTCGGAAAATCCGGTTCAGCCGGGTTCGCCATCTCGGCAGAACGGCGGCGGACCGAACGGCACACAGAACGGCGGACACGGAAACAACCGTTAGAACGACGTTCTAGTAAAGAAAAACATACGCAAGGCCGGCCATGAGCGATTCATGGCCGGCCTGTTGTTTTTTATGTGCATCCCGACGCTTGGCGGTTTATTTGACCTCATACCCGAGAAACGCTTCCCGCACCCGGTTCCAGAACGGGAACGGGCGATAACGGGCGAAGCTGACCTTGATTGTGGCGACGCTGCACCGGATCGAGCGGATGTCGCTGCGCGTCACGTTCAAATGGTCGAAGGTCAGCTGCAGGCGCTGGCCTTTCCGCGGCCGGATATCGCAGTGGTGATGCTGCGGCAGCACGACGGAAGAACCGAGCGTACGGTATACCCTGTTGTTGATCGAGGCGATTTCGGCGATTTGCAGCGCTTCGAGCGACGGGTGGATAATCGCACCGCCGACGCTCTTGTTATAAGCCGTGCTTCCGGACGGAGTCGACAACACAACGCCGTCGCCGCGGAACATTTCGAACAGCTCGTCGTTGATATCGATTTGCGCGACGAGCATATTGTCCGCGCCTTTTACGGTAAATTCGTTAAGCGCGAGCCTGATGGAAGGCCCCTCCGCCGTCTCGAGCTCGATTTGCGCCAGCGGGTAGCGTACGATTCTGGGCTCGTTTTCCGCCATCATGCGCACCAGCTCCGGCAGCTCGTCCGCTTTCCAATCCGCGAAAAAACCGAGGTGGCCGGTATGGACGCCGACAAAAGCGACGTCCGCCACCCGGTCGACATAGGAATGAAAAGCCTGAAGCAGCGTGCCGTCGCCTCCGATCGAAATGACGGTTTCCGGATGCCGTTCGTTTCGGATAAAGCCCTGCGCCGCTGCAAG
This genomic window from Paenibacillus humicola contains:
- a CDS encoding Gfo/Idh/MocA family protein, encoding MDRVKVGIVGCGNISRIYFTNLKNYPEVELVAAADIDLERAKQRAEEFGLPKAYTVEELMADPEIEIVVNLTIPKAHASVCLQALEAGKHVYVEKPLAVTREEGRQVLELAKEKGLRVAGAPETFLGGGIQTCRKLIDDGAIGQPVSITGFMLGGGHESWHPDPEFYYEVGGGPMFDMGPYYLTAFITLLGPIRRVTGSAVISYPERTITSEKKRGKVIKVETPTLISGVIDFESGAVGTLITSFDAKGGTSLPNIEVHGSAGSMLVPDPNRFGGTIKLRRAGSTEWEEIPMTHGFTDNNRGIGVADMARAIREGGKHRANGAMAYHVLEAMHGFHDASRDGKHYVMQSTCERPEPMPALEAQSNG
- the lipA gene encoding lipoyl synthase, with the protein product MTTNRRPERKPDWLRIKLTTGGHYAELKDMMRSKTLHTVCEEARCPNIYECWANRTATFMILGDICTRACRFCAVKTGQPTELDLEEPQRVAEAAEQMGLRHCVVTSVARDDLADGGAMIFAETIKAVRKRLPLCSVEVLIPDFQGNQEALQVVMDAKPDILNHNIETVERLSDRVRAKAKYSRSLELLRRAKIMKPDIPTKSSIMLGVGEEWDEILQAMDDLRAVDCNILTLGQYLQPTPGHLPIERYVHPDEFAKLKEEGLARGFSHVESGPMVRSSYHAHEQVQSAAGAKTSAIL
- a CDS encoding NAD kinase — encoded protein: MNYAVIDRGDQHSKELAHQFHTLAAAQGFIRNERHPETVISIGGDGTLLQAFHSYVDRVADVAFVGVHTGHLGFFADWKADELPELVRMMAENEPRIVRYPLAQIELETAEGPSIRLALNEFTVKGADNMLVAQIDINDELFEMFRGDGVVLSTPSGSTAYNKSVGGAIIHPSLEALQIAEIASINNRVYRTLGSSVVLPQHHHCDIRPRKGQRLQLTFDHLNVTRSDIRSIRCSVATIKVSFARYRPFPFWNRVREAFLGYEVK
- a CDS encoding Gfo/Idh/MocA family protein; this encodes MSNIRVGMVGYKFMGKAHSNAYRALPMFFPDVLKPEMKAICGRDAQGLEQARTQFGWESAETDWRKLIARDDIDLIDINAPSDAHKEIALAAAAAGKHIFCEKPLALSLADSVEMLNAVEKAGVKHMVGFNYRFAPAVQLAKKLIAEGRIGKIYHFRGWFLQDWIVDPDFPLVWRLQKEIAGSGSHGDLGAHVIDMARFLVGEFDEVIGMSETFVKERPLPTTMTGLSAKGDKDAPRGPVTVDDATLFLSRFDNGALGSIEATRFAPGHRCTNAFEINGSKGSIKFDFERVNELEVYFSDDAADVQGFRRVVATDPAHAYSEAWWPPGHTIGYEHTFTHEVRELMLAVSENRQPVPNFHDGVACQAVLEAVDRSIDERRWVKISELR
- the yunB gene encoding sporulation protein YunB, which translates into the protein MPRWGRRKWHSRRRTGRAARPGRPGGYSRRRSWLIVLLAVMSLSMFLFVFIERNLKGPLMAVATVRVKQVATQAINKAIMDQVSHQSDSDVKNLIDWKMNGGGKISGFMLNSSAYMKITSDTTETVQSTLDHMGEIPDHIPVGQALGSAIIASFGPTVPVKFQPIGAVKVDLNTRQQNAGINMILVEVYMHVIAEVSIIIPFDTQPETVDTEIPISYLLVVGDVPMYYYDNQGNPVGDSAPQAPSITLPTPDRNGTQNGDGNGAGTTFGITGEPGISAQPYQNGSSPAPGSSGGNAAAGNAGGKT
- a CDS encoding TrkA family potassium uptake protein, with translation MDPLNDGLPQIEIVHVTFPPSLCLSRLIYPPEVDFIQTGSGSDAGGSCGIISGAFYRWTRRDTGQMAKKQFAVIGMGRFGSSVANALSKLGFEVLAIDANEQKIQDVAGKVTHAVSADTTDEEALRALGIRNFDVVVVAIGADIQASILTTLILKDLGVPKLIVKAQSELHGKVLSKIGADKVIFPERDMGLRVAHHLISPNILDYIELSDDYSIVEMKAPSRTVGKNLKQLDIRAKFKCNVLAIKTDGHMNISPYAEDLIRENDVLVLVGKNEDLSALEFFYAEG
- a CDS encoding small acid-soluble spore protein SspI; amino-acid sequence: MNNLDLRQAIIQRVHDKSNAELTDIIEGSIGSDERALPGLGVLFELIWQQSAAPEQSRMVETLHHCLNDGSQQGAAAKPDAGPKG
- a CDS encoding M23 family metallopeptidase, which encodes MNFKRIRCAALAVCAVCLLQSTAADPALAKEPAPKAIGEQGTAGRLNGAPANPTKPLTEDPLVKRRELYDRISEITGIPWFRLAAVDQYERTMTKARPKTRKQLGEYIGVFVTEEEWAGPLNPDSRDEIPSSIRWFSGIGKDGDGDGLAKRTSDSDLLYAVAGHLMKFGGAEDDFAIGVWQYYHNSRAVQRIRQFAKLYETFGTLDLFEHAFPLPIRSDYSYRDTWGDRRGWGGRRIHEGTDLFAGYGVPVRSTCYGVIEVKGWNPYGGWRIGIRDLNNLYHYYAHLSGFEKKLTVGSPVKPGEVIGWVGSSGYGKPGTSGKFPPHLHYGVYRDQGLIEWSFDPYPLLRQWEAAEKRNRKKKSG
- a CDS encoding ThuA domain-containing protein, which produces MRKALIVWGGWDGHQPKEVAAIFADLLRKENFDVTVSDTLDSYKDAELMASLDLIVPVWTMGTIEKEQLRPLLDTVHAGCGIAGCHGGMSDSFRNEVEYQYMVGGQWVAHPGNDGVLYEVNMTDAEDPLTKGIGDFEVSSEKYYMHVDPVIKVHATTFFGDVKMPVVWTKTWGQGRVYHNTLGHQANIVEMPQTLELMRRGFLWAARG
- a CDS encoding YutD family protein — translated: MYHIGGRTYALVYENKNGWNPEAFRDRYSEVLERYDYVIGDWGYNQLRLKGFFRDNHPKASRDSAISGAADYINEYCNFGCAYFVLEKQPNGRKNEHDEMIDLDALVPAAQPEDGSGQAESAAAAERPSGEPAAAPQVGRPAAERSEQPRQHQQRDGRRDFARGPRREGRDQPQAGRKPYAQREQGERESGGGARSNPAGGPQAAAQHERDRSGQPQGQQRSQRPRKFPFSAPKAPVAAASENPVQPGSPSRQNGGGPNGTQNGGHGNNR
- a CDS encoding TrmH family RNA methyltransferase; protein product: MVRKPVTVITSLQNEKVKAMAALLDKKHRDRSGAFLVEGVHLVQEALHAGADVQTVVYDAGRGVPSELKEPLEDAGCELVEAPRAVLAKCTGTDSPPPVFGVVAKPAYDEAALFRPDSLVVVLDGVRDPGNAGTIIRSADAVGADAVVLGRGCVDLYNPKTVRSTMGSLFHLPVVEGDLAKLLPAAKERGIRLVGTSLQASANCYAYDWRAPTWLLLGSESDGLSAPTLAMATDSVVIPMRGRSESLNVAMAAAVLLHEAMRQRHFSTTIHSGPSPK